Proteins encoded by one window of Panicum virgatum strain AP13 chromosome 7N, P.virgatum_v5, whole genome shotgun sequence:
- the LOC120683188 gene encoding probable BOI-related E3 ubiquitin-protein ligase 3, translating into MAVQARHLSHASFPHDLHAFRAMEDAAAAAGTAFFDEYGWTTPAPELGGATVPASDFPRGELACSYGVGPRKRPRVAAAAAAGFFEDHSAVVRPVTVGSGQERAVGSGTASTSGSVANGAGASQSPGLLPRLYHHQDVDLDALVTLESERMRAALEEARRRHARALLAAVERAASGRLRAAEAELGRALRRNAELEDKARQAGAECQAWMGVAQSHEAVAAGLRGTLEQLLLRPPASVGEAAEDAQSCCFEAPAADAASRAASSCRSCGGGEASVLLLPCRHLCLCRACEAGVDACPVCAAAKNASLHVLLS; encoded by the exons ATGGCCGTGCAGGCGCGCCACCTCTCCCACGCCTCCTTCCCCCACGACCTCCACGCCTTCAG GGCTatggaggacgcggcggcggccgccggcacgGCGTTCTTCGACGAGTACGGCTGGACCACGCCGGCGccagagctcggcggcgcgacggtgCCCGCCAGTGACTTCCCGCGCGGCGAGCTGGCGTGCAGCTACGGCGTCGGGCCGAGGAAGCggccgcgcgtggcggcggcggcggcggcgggtttcTTCGAGGATCACAGCGCGGTCGTCCGGCCAGTGACAGTGGGCAGCGGGCAGGAAAGAGCGGTGGGCTCCGGCACGGCGTCCACAAGCGGGAGTGTCGCCAATGGCGCCGGCGCCTCGCAGTCGCCGGGCCTCCTGCCGAGGCTGTACCACCACCAGGACGTCGATCTCGACGCGCTCGTAACACTCGAG AGCGAGAGGATGCGCGCGGCCCTGGAGGAGGCCCGGCGCAGGCACGCCCGGGCGCTGCTGGCGGCCGTGGAGCGCGCCGCGTCGGGGCggctgcgcgcggcggaggccgagCTGGGGCGCGCGCTCCGCCGCAACGCGGAGCTGGAGGACAAGGCCCGGCAGGCGGGGGCCGAGTGCCAAGCGTGGATGGGCGTCGCCCAGAGCCAcgaggccgtcgccgccgggctCCGCGGCACGCTGGAGCAGCTCCTCCTCCGACCCCCCGCGTCCGTGGGCGAGGCCGCCGAGGACGCGCAGTCGTGCTGCTTCGAGGCGCCGGCCGCGGACGCGGCGTCGCGCGCAGCGTCGTCGTGCaggtcgtgcggcggcggcgaggcgagcgtgctgctgctcccgtgccGGCACCTGTGCCTGTGCCGCGCGTGCGAGGCCGGGGTGGACGCGTGCCccgtctgcgccgccgccaagaaCGCCTCGCTCCATGTCCTGCTGTCCTGA
- the LOC120683469 gene encoding uncharacterized protein LOC120683469, which translates to MAAATANAVNTVTGYLKSIEHLNGTNYPSWYKDVQVAIAVCEYDLALRQDKPAEPADPNGDRTAIEKWERSDRMANMIIKNTITPAICGAIPDKDKDGNDLSAKAYLAKVEENFKSSSKTYASTLIMKMLTSQYDGQSGIREHIMSTCDMANKLKTLDMAISDGFLVHFIMTSLPAQYSPFKISYNTQKTTWSMAELISYCVEEEERQKAERMKDAVNMVSERFGRVSMSNTPKHQAESGSSRQHKRKFKGHKSKAVSHKKTSNERLCKFCKSPKHEQKDCHGFKEWLKNKGIQFDPNYKRGGAKSKSG; encoded by the exons atggctgctgcaactgctaacgctg TGAACACTGTGACGGGCTACCTGAAATCCATTGAGCACCTGAATGGCACCAACTATCCAAGCTGGTATAAAGATGTTCAGGTGGCCATTGCTGTGTGCGAGTATGATCTCGCCTTACGTCAAGATAAGCCAGCAGAGCCCGCTGATCCCAATGGTGATCGTACTGCCATTGAGAAGTGGGAGAGATCAGACAGGATGGCCAACATGATCATTAAGAACACGATCACTCCGGCCATCTGTGGTGCTATTCCTGATAAGGACAAGGATGGTAATGATCTGAGCGCCAAGGCATACCTTGCCAAGGTGGAGGAGAACTTTAAGAGTTCTTCCAAGACTTATGCTAGCACCCTGATCATGAAGATGCTGACTTCACAGTATGATGGGCAAAGTGGAATCAGGGAGCACATTATGAGCACATGTGACATGGCAAATAAGCTGAAGACACTGGATATGGCTATCTCTGATGGTTTTCTGGTGCACTTCATCATGACTTCTCTGCCAGCACAGTACAGTCCCTTCAAAATAAGCTACAACACTCAGAAGACGACTTGGAGCATGGCTGAGCTCATTAGCTACtgtgttgaggaagaagaaaggcagaaagctgAGAGGATGAAGGATGCTGTCAACATGGTCAGCGAGCGCTTTGGGCGTGTTAGCATGAGCAACACTCCTAAGCATCAGGCTGAATCTGGCAGTAGCAGGCAGCATAAGAGAAAGTTTAAGGGCCATAAGAGCAAGGCCGTGTCACATAAGAAGACCTCTAATGAGAGGCTGTGCAAGTTCTGCAAGTCACCTAAACATGAGCAGAAGGATTGCCATGGATTTAAGGAGTGGCTTAAGAACAAAG GTATTCAGTTCGATCCGAACTATAAGAGAGGGGGAGCGAAGTCTAAGAGTGGCTGA
- the LOC120683826 gene encoding probable BOI-related E3 ubiquitin-protein ligase 2, whose translation MAVQARHISHDFPAALGGGSLFLDVDEYAGCAPTSPAWPRDTTALGDLPRSELACNYGFVPRKRPRLAAAAAPAAGCFLDDQRAVITPAGAGVEGSGAASTSGRVANGASVSLGLRAWMHHQGVEIDALLRLEAERMRAALEEAQRRHARALLAAAGRAASGRLRAAEAEAVRALWRNAELEEKARQAGAECQAWMGVARSHEAVAAGLRATLEQLLQPPRAAAGGCEGDAEEAQSCCFEAPPAADGADDAPPASRSATAAAAAACKSCGGGEARVLLLPCRHLCLCGACEAGVDACPVCAAAKNGSLHVLFS comes from the exons ATGGCCGTGCAGGCGCGGCACATCTCCCACGACTTCCCGGCGGCGTTGGGCGGCGGCTCCCTGTTCCTGGACGTGGACGAGTACGCCGGGTGTGCGCCAACGTCGCCGGCGTGGCCTCGGGATACGACggcgctcggcgacctcccgcgCAGCGAGCTCGCCTGCAACTACGGCTTCGTGCCGAGGAAGCGGCcgcgcctggcggcggcggcggcgccagcagctggGTGCTTCTTGGACGATCAGCGCGCGGTTATCACTCCGGCGGGAGCGGGGGTGGAGGGCTCCGGCGCGGCGTCCACCAGCGGGAGGGTGGCGAATGGCGCGAGCGTCTCGCTGGGCCTTCGGGCGTGGATGCACCACCAGGGCGTGGAGATCGACGCGCTCTTAAGACTCGAG GCGGAGAGGATGCGCGCGGCTCTAGAGGaggcgcagcggcggcacgcccgggcgctgctggccgccgcgggccgcgccgcgtcggggcggctgcgcgcggcggaggccgaggcggtGCGCGCGCTCTGGCGCAAcgcggagctggaggagaagGCCCGGCAGGCGGGCGCCGAGTGCCAGGCGTGGATGGGCGTCGCCAGGAGCCACGAGGCCGTCGCGGCCGGCCTCCGCGCCACGCTCGAGCAGCTCCTGCAGccgccccgcgcggccgccgggggCTGCGAGGGCGACGCCGAGGAAGCGCAGTCGTGCTGCTTcgaggcgccgccggccgcggacgGCGCCGATGACGCCCCGCCGGCCTCCAGGTCCGctacggcagcagcggcggcggcgtgcaagtcgtgcggcggcggcgaggcgcgcgtgctgctgctcccgtgccGGCACCTGTGCCTGTGCGGCGCGTGCGAGGCCGGCGTGGACGCGTGCCCCGTCTGCGCGGCCGCCAAGAACGGCTCGCTCCATGTCCTCTTCTCCTGA